From the Pectobacterium carotovorum genome, one window contains:
- a CDS encoding ABC transporter substrate-binding protein, with translation MQQPSIPSITILSVTLFARWRQRLHKIISVALLLITALMASTVQANDAAPQDAQKPTEIRIGLPDQSAGSKPFIRGPLGLAHIQKQLEKEFEPQGIKIQWSFFKGAGPAVNEALANKQLDVVYLGDLAAIIGRAGGLPTRVLVGSRGSNSYLAATPESGIQRIEDLRGKRIAVYKGTADQLSFERAIKSVGLNERDVRVINLDWTAGKAALAARRVDAVWGGVSLLALRKQGITIVTTSRALGWANTTQAAVLATQDFIDHYPGTTQQLVNVLVDNAQWIGEAQHLPEYTALMAEQSQIPQTIFQEELKAEDLPFQSSPRLDPFLLSSLQDSIERAKAAGLIRNTFSASDWFASQFVDRALKAKGLESNWAVYDASGSPTK, from the coding sequence ATGCAACAACCCTCAATCCCATCGATAACTATTTTGTCGGTAACCCTCTTTGCTCGCTGGCGACAGAGGCTGCATAAGATCATTAGCGTTGCGCTGCTGCTGATCACGGCGCTAATGGCATCGACCGTTCAGGCGAACGACGCTGCTCCGCAGGATGCACAGAAGCCGACGGAGATTCGCATTGGCTTGCCGGACCAGAGCGCAGGCAGCAAACCTTTTATTCGCGGGCCGTTGGGGTTGGCGCATATTCAAAAGCAACTGGAGAAAGAATTTGAACCGCAGGGCATCAAGATTCAGTGGTCGTTCTTTAAAGGCGCGGGCCCGGCGGTAAATGAGGCGCTGGCGAACAAGCAGTTGGATGTGGTGTATTTGGGCGATCTGGCGGCCATTATTGGTCGGGCGGGGGGATTGCCGACGCGGGTGCTGGTGGGATCGCGCGGCTCTAATTCTTATCTGGCGGCGACACCGGAATCGGGTATTCAGCGTATTGAGGATTTACGCGGCAAGCGAATTGCGGTCTATAAGGGAACGGCCGATCAGCTGTCGTTTGAACGTGCGATTAAAAGTGTTGGGCTGAATGAACGCGATGTGCGGGTGATCAATCTGGACTGGACGGCGGGCAAGGCCGCGCTGGCAGCCAGACGCGTGGATGCGGTGTGGGGCGGGGTTTCTCTGCTGGCGCTGCGTAAGCAGGGCATCACTATCGTGACCACCAGCCGAGCGCTGGGCTGGGCGAATACCACGCAGGCCGCCGTGCTGGCGACGCAGGATTTTATCGACCACTACCCGGGCACGACGCAGCAGCTGGTGAATGTGCTGGTGGACAATGCGCAGTGGATCGGCGAGGCGCAGCATCTGCCGGAATATACCGCGCTGATGGCCGAGCAGAGTCAGATTCCGCAGACGATTTTTCAGGAGGAACTGAAAGCGGAGGATCTCCCTTTCCAAAGCTCGCCGCGTCTCGATCCGTTCCTGCTCAGCAGCTTGCAGGACAGCATCGAGCGGGCGAAAGCCGCCGGGCTGATTCGCAACACGTTCTCGGCCAGCGACTGGTTTGCCAGCCAGTTTGTTGACCGGGCGCTGAAAGCCAAAGGGTTGGAATCGAACTGGGCGGTGTATGACGCCAGCGGTAGTCCCACGAAATAA
- a CDS encoding LysR family transcriptional regulator — protein sequence MHLDLRQLRNFLALAEHGSFVQAAEAVCLSQSAFSRSIQALEQTMGHPLIDRQSRRFALTWQGNTLLPFARRMQELSWELMTDMRQISEAQEGELTFACGPAPSTTLIPKAVAHFHALRPRARVTYSVDNWQSLRERLLADEWPFIVADTWQAEMETNLHVQPLSQQRCFFICHSSHPLAQQANVTPDDLLRFPLASPFMPVGMRKVLAALTRQPDYRPQIQCDHIYSVFSILRHTQAISFASEDGFALGRLSHQLVEIPLTGTPPEWGNMQTRFGIVTCLQRTLPPLAELMIESILAQDRLRSPAPALPTL from the coding sequence ATGCATCTGGATTTACGGCAATTACGCAATTTTCTTGCTCTGGCCGAACATGGGAGTTTTGTACAGGCCGCAGAAGCCGTCTGTCTGTCGCAATCGGCATTCAGCCGCAGTATTCAGGCGCTGGAACAAACGATGGGGCATCCGCTTATCGATCGTCAGAGTCGCCGCTTCGCGCTAACGTGGCAGGGCAATACGCTGCTGCCTTTTGCGCGCCGCATGCAGGAGCTGTCCTGGGAGTTGATGACCGACATGCGACAGATCAGCGAGGCGCAGGAAGGCGAACTGACGTTTGCCTGCGGCCCCGCACCGTCGACTACGCTAATTCCCAAAGCGGTCGCACATTTCCATGCCCTTCGTCCGCGCGCCAGAGTCACCTACAGCGTAGATAACTGGCAATCCCTGCGTGAGCGGCTGCTAGCCGACGAATGGCCTTTTATCGTTGCCGATACCTGGCAGGCCGAAATGGAAACCAACCTCCACGTACAGCCATTAAGCCAGCAGCGCTGCTTCTTTATCTGCCACTCTTCACACCCGCTGGCGCAGCAGGCAAACGTGACGCCGGACGATCTCCTGCGCTTTCCGCTCGCCTCCCCTTTTATGCCCGTCGGCATGCGCAAGGTGCTGGCGGCTTTAACGCGTCAGCCTGATTATCGGCCACAGATTCAGTGTGACCATATCTATTCCGTCTTCAGCATCCTGCGGCACACTCAGGCCATCAGCTTTGCCAGCGAGGATGGCTTTGCGCTGGGACGATTAAGCCATCAGTTGGTAGAAATTCCGCTGACGGGCACGCCGCCGGAATGGGGAAATATGCAAACCCGATTCGGTATTGTCACCTGTTTGCAGAGAACGCTGCCACCGCTGGCTGAGTTGATGATCGAAAGCATACTGGCGCAGGACAGGCTGCGCTCACCGGCTCCGGCACTGCCGACCCTGTGA
- a CDS encoding CDP-diacylglycerol diphosphatase has translation MTRNKFLLLLLIPVVALLIAILWWSFGRGNSNALWKIVSEQCVPNQQRSGNPAPCLEVNLAEGYVLFDDRNGPYHDLLLPTDKISGIESPELLQQNIPNFFEQAWTRRGHLSREAGKPIRDDYLSLAINSRYGRTQNQLHIHIACLRPEIYQTLNQQFPTLSADWKTLPVKINGHVYLAKTLTANELMQSDPFKTLDRYAQPRNESIGKYGLAMVSTPAGEKVLLASSLDVFNMSLGSVEEIQDFSCALAK, from the coding sequence ATGACGCGTAATAAGTTCCTCCTCCTCCTTCTGATTCCTGTTGTTGCCTTGCTGATTGCCATCCTATGGTGGTCGTTCGGGCGCGGAAACAGCAATGCACTGTGGAAGATCGTCAGCGAACAGTGCGTGCCCAATCAGCAGCGTAGCGGCAATCCCGCTCCCTGTCTGGAAGTCAATCTGGCGGAAGGTTACGTGCTTTTTGATGACAGAAACGGCCCCTATCATGACCTGCTGCTCCCAACGGATAAAATCAGCGGTATCGAAAGCCCTGAACTCTTGCAGCAAAACATACCCAATTTCTTCGAACAGGCATGGACGCGCCGCGGCCACCTTTCCCGCGAGGCAGGCAAACCGATCAGAGATGACTATCTTTCGCTGGCGATTAACTCACGCTATGGCCGTACGCAAAACCAGCTGCATATTCACATTGCCTGCCTGCGCCCGGAGATTTATCAAACGTTGAACCAACAGTTTCCGACGCTCTCTGCCGACTGGAAAACGCTGCCGGTGAAAATTAACGGGCATGTCTATCTGGCAAAAACGCTCACGGCGAACGAACTGATGCAAAGCGATCCGTTCAAAACACTCGATCGCTACGCCCAGCCGCGGAATGAATCGATCGGAAAATACGGTCTCGCGATGGTCTCTACGCCAGCAGGCGAAAAGGTGCTGCTCGCCAGCAGCCTTGACGTGTTCAATATGAGCCTCGGATCGGTGGAAGAAATTCAGGATTTTTCCTGTGCGCTGGCGAAATAG
- a CDS encoding TonB-dependent siderophore receptor, with the protein MKIMRLYPLALTGVFLSSCAFAAQDDTLVVSASKQSPYSASANNVSSTVVTAPELKDAGVTSTDKLTRVMPGLNLGNNGSLLFPSISLRGVSSAQDFYSPAVTVYVDGVPQLATNTVQTLSDVESIEMLRGPQGTLYGKSAQGGIINIVTQQPDSTPRGYVEGGVASRDGYHGKINLSGPIQDGLLYGSVTLLRQVDSGAMTNPATGSNNLGGTKSSVGNLRLRLAPEGQPWETSLALTEDCTRATQDTYLPFGDAKNRTLEIAAGAPDPKLRRCTHSQSLSGKYTTDNWIFSLIGAWQQQNYDRTFPNGTLIADMPERWNQDVQELRAATHGAGRTVDMVFGLYRQNTREKLDLTYSMAGSPFMQSNANTSTETLAAYSDLTWHLTDRIDLGGGLRVSHDKAETRYRQQFSGMNVGDSNSVDDDQVLGQLSASYLLNNDWRVYTRVAQGYKPTGFNYSPAAGTQAIPYSAEKSINYEIGSRYQSGNVQLQGAVFHTHTRDMQLYSGPVGMQTLSNAGSADASGVEMMLKWQVVPNWSWDINGTYVRSEFTGDSESYQDKRVPFVPRYGAGTSLNGLIDTSFGALMPRLAFNVVGPHYFDGDNALRQGTYTTTDLRLSWQATDRVNIAGYVDNVFDRRYRTFGFMSGTSGYAQVNEGRTVGVDVRVDLF; encoded by the coding sequence ATGAAAATAATGCGTCTTTATCCGCTTGCCTTAACCGGCGTATTTCTCTCTTCCTGCGCCTTTGCCGCTCAGGACGATACGCTTGTTGTCTCCGCCAGCAAGCAGTCGCCCTATTCCGCCTCGGCCAACAACGTCTCTTCTACCGTTGTGACGGCACCGGAGCTGAAAGATGCTGGTGTTACCAGCACTGACAAGCTGACCCGTGTGATGCCCGGCCTGAACCTCGGCAATAACGGCAGCCTGCTGTTCCCCTCGATCTCACTGCGCGGCGTGTCTTCCGCACAGGATTTCTACAGCCCGGCGGTGACAGTCTACGTGGACGGTGTACCACAGCTCGCCACCAACACCGTGCAGACGCTCTCCGATGTGGAAAGCATCGAAATGCTGCGAGGCCCGCAGGGAACGCTGTACGGTAAAAGCGCACAGGGCGGCATTATCAACATTGTGACTCAGCAGCCGGACAGCACGCCGCGCGGCTATGTCGAAGGCGGTGTCGCCAGCCGCGACGGCTATCACGGCAAAATCAACCTCAGCGGCCCTATTCAGGATGGCCTGCTGTATGGCAGCGTCACGCTGCTGCGCCAGGTCGACTCAGGCGCGATGACCAACCCCGCGACGGGCAGCAACAACCTCGGCGGGACAAAGTCCAGCGTCGGAAATCTTCGACTGCGGCTGGCTCCCGAGGGTCAACCGTGGGAAACCAGTCTGGCACTAACGGAAGACTGCACGCGCGCCACACAGGATACCTATCTGCCGTTTGGCGATGCTAAAAACCGGACGCTGGAGATCGCCGCTGGCGCCCCCGATCCTAAACTGCGCCGCTGCACGCACAGCCAGTCGCTGAGCGGAAAATACACTACCGATAACTGGATTTTTAGCCTGATCGGCGCATGGCAGCAGCAGAATTACGACCGCACCTTCCCGAACGGTACGCTGATTGCCGACATGCCGGAGCGCTGGAATCAGGACGTGCAGGAACTGCGTGCCGCGACACACGGCGCAGGCCGCACGGTGGATATGGTGTTCGGCCTTTACCGGCAGAACACGCGTGAAAAACTCGATCTGACCTACAGCATGGCAGGTTCTCCGTTTATGCAGAGCAATGCCAACACGTCAACGGAGACGTTAGCCGCCTACAGCGATCTGACCTGGCACCTGACCGACCGTATCGATCTGGGCGGCGGGCTGCGCGTATCGCACGATAAGGCCGAAACCCGTTATCGCCAGCAGTTCTCCGGCATGAACGTGGGCGACAGCAATAGCGTCGATGACGATCAGGTGCTGGGACAGCTCTCCGCCAGCTATCTGCTGAATAATGACTGGCGTGTCTACACCCGCGTCGCACAGGGCTACAAGCCAACCGGCTTTAACTATTCACCTGCCGCTGGCACACAGGCCATTCCGTACAGCGCGGAGAAATCGATTAACTATGAAATCGGCTCGCGCTATCAGAGCGGCAATGTGCAGCTTCAGGGCGCCGTGTTCCATACTCACACGCGTGATATGCAGCTGTATTCCGGCCCGGTCGGTATGCAAACGCTCAGCAACGCAGGCAGCGCCGATGCCAGTGGCGTAGAAATGATGCTGAAGTGGCAGGTCGTTCCCAACTGGTCATGGGATATCAACGGCACCTATGTCCGCTCTGAATTTACCGGCGACAGTGAGAGCTATCAGGATAAACGCGTGCCCTTCGTCCCGCGCTACGGTGCTGGCACCAGCCTGAACGGACTGATTGATACCTCGTTCGGCGCATTAATGCCGCGTCTGGCCTTCAATGTGGTAGGGCCGCACTACTTCGACGGAGACAACGCGTTGCGTCAGGGCACCTATACCACGACCGACCTGCGCCTCAGTTGGCAGGCCACCGACCGGGTGAATATCGCTGGCTATGTGGATAACGTCTTCGACCGCCGCTACCGCACCTTTGGCTTTATGAGCGGCACATCGGGCTACGCGCAGGTCAATGAAGGCCGAACCGTTGGCGTGGACGTGCGGGTCGATTTGTTCTGA
- a CDS encoding MFS transporter — protein MTDSPMTRYLPYWCFYLHQGMITALIMQGVAGYFRHAGLDLAQLSWLSLTFLPWIAKCLWAPWGERHALPLRGNPYLGSLVLLQVAMAAMLVAIGVLSPEHSVLTIVIALMLLALLSASHDIYADGITICTTSAASRALANTAQVGGSYLGILFGSYAFLSIAEQAGWRGGFFALAGLSLLMLILPLRYTRQSQIQHHQTQQAARPTLNRLTFKTLWPVLAFTAIFYLAMRGMMALQTVMLIDRQLSLSQLGIVMTVYSTAVSGVGIVLANVLIRRMGALRCLLPVMVTHALLAITLAVGYPLFALNMWIVLFGVVNLAAAVGFVTLYNVLMGLVRPHQPASDYALFQSTDAAVAMIVSIAALQLAHHTNYQTTLGVLACFAVASLWPAKRLSVRLSRVFSDGAVPAIISQQGRD, from the coding sequence ATGACAGACAGCCCGATGACACGCTACCTTCCCTATTGGTGTTTCTATCTTCATCAGGGCATGATCACCGCACTCATTATGCAAGGCGTGGCGGGCTATTTTCGCCACGCCGGGTTGGATCTGGCGCAGTTAAGCTGGCTGTCGCTGACCTTTCTGCCGTGGATTGCCAAATGCCTGTGGGCACCGTGGGGCGAGCGTCACGCGCTTCCTCTGCGCGGTAATCCCTATTTAGGCAGTCTGGTGCTGCTCCAGGTCGCGATGGCGGCGATGCTGGTCGCAATTGGCGTGCTCTCCCCCGAGCACTCAGTCCTGACTATCGTCATCGCGCTGATGTTATTGGCGCTGCTTTCCGCCAGCCACGATATCTATGCCGACGGCATCACGATTTGCACCACCAGCGCCGCCAGCCGTGCGCTGGCGAATACCGCACAGGTCGGCGGCAGCTATCTGGGCATTCTATTCGGCTCTTATGCGTTCCTGAGCATTGCGGAGCAGGCAGGATGGCGAGGCGGATTCTTCGCGCTGGCAGGGCTGTCGCTGCTGATGCTTATCCTGCCGCTGCGCTATACCCGACAATCCCAAATTCAGCATCATCAGACTCAGCAAGCCGCACGCCCGACGCTAAATCGTCTGACGTTTAAAACACTCTGGCCGGTATTAGCCTTCACAGCCATTTTCTATCTGGCGATGCGCGGCATGATGGCGCTACAGACCGTCATGCTGATCGACAGACAGCTTAGCCTGAGCCAACTGGGCATCGTCATGACCGTGTACAGCACCGCCGTGAGCGGCGTAGGGATTGTGCTCGCCAACGTCCTGATTCGACGCATGGGCGCACTGCGCTGCCTGTTGCCCGTGATGGTCACGCACGCGCTACTCGCTATCACGCTAGCCGTCGGCTATCCGCTGTTTGCGCTGAACATGTGGATCGTGCTCTTTGGCGTGGTCAATCTGGCCGCCGCCGTCGGGTTTGTCACGTTATACAACGTCCTGATGGGACTAGTCAGACCGCATCAGCCTGCATCCGACTATGCGCTGTTTCAATCTACCGATGCCGCTGTCGCTATGATCGTGTCGATTGCCGCGCTCCAGTTAGCGCATCACACGAACTACCAGACCACGCTGGGCGTGCTGGCCTGCTTTGCCGTCGCCAGCCTGTGGCCCGCCAAACGGTTATCTGTTCGGCTTTCCCGCGTGTTTTCTGACGGTGCTGTGCCAGCGATCATAAGCCAGCAAGGACGGGATTAA
- a CDS encoding AraC family transcriptional regulator, with product MNASPLKATSEPEVTISNLIAELHVVRPDTGADCSLLRATLQEGLDILVWRGQFRQPTTMHLHDDWGRINFSCSLQGDSQFSLKGDRGREHVLKQDSGCISYTPDCQGTSSYAGRFESVTVSLSPELLANWVPDLTGNLQQQLDSGRLCTHCDCNAEMRATAQVLSHALSSLTHPQQAGENRHAPLWLLGQSMILVSLAVAGHADTVPQQDTFSLADRQKLLRAKDLLLADLSQAPTIAILSRETGLSVLKLKRGFRQLFNNSIYGLFQAERMQEARRRLFVTGAPVMVVATDLGYANASHFSAAFQKQFGVTPSAFKRLNI from the coding sequence TTGAACGCCTCCCCACTGAAAGCCACCAGCGAGCCTGAAGTCACCATTTCGAATTTGATCGCTGAACTGCACGTCGTGCGGCCGGATACCGGTGCGGACTGTAGTCTGCTGCGCGCGACGCTTCAGGAAGGGCTGGATATTCTGGTGTGGCGTGGGCAGTTCCGGCAGCCGACAACCATGCATTTACACGACGACTGGGGACGCATCAATTTTTCCTGTTCGTTGCAGGGAGATTCGCAATTTTCACTGAAAGGCGATCGGGGACGGGAGCACGTGCTGAAGCAAGATTCGGGCTGCATTAGCTACACCCCGGACTGTCAGGGCACGTCGTCCTATGCTGGACGGTTTGAAAGCGTCACCGTGTCGCTGAGCCCTGAACTATTGGCTAACTGGGTGCCGGATCTCACCGGTAACCTGCAACAGCAGTTGGATTCCGGCCGACTCTGCACCCACTGCGACTGTAATGCCGAAATGCGGGCAACCGCTCAGGTATTAAGCCATGCACTGTCCAGCCTGACGCATCCGCAGCAGGCCGGTGAAAACCGCCATGCGCCGCTGTGGCTGCTGGGGCAAAGCATGATTCTAGTGAGTCTCGCCGTCGCCGGACATGCCGACACCGTTCCGCAGCAGGACACGTTCAGCCTGGCCGATCGCCAAAAGCTGCTGCGGGCCAAAGATCTGCTGCTGGCGGATCTGTCACAGGCCCCCACTATCGCCATACTCTCCAGAGAAACCGGATTAAGCGTACTCAAGCTGAAACGCGGGTTCCGCCAGCTCTTCAATAACAGTATCTACGGGCTATTTCAGGCCGAACGTATGCAGGAAGCGCGCCGTCGTTTGTTTGTCACAGGCGCACCCGTCATGGTGGTTGCCACCGATCTGGGCTATGCCAACGCCAGCCACTTTAGCGCCGCTTTCCAAAAACAGTTCGGCGTCACGCCTTCCGCTTTCAAGCGCCTGAACATTTAG
- a CDS encoding ABC transporter ATP-binding protein: MPHSAVEGGSSAATSHPAPQNRAWHIMHPVRGQVRLAMCLSGLSVLAGIAFLLFLAWSIRLLILQPASWPLLTMVGAVLCLSTSYLLRLLAFNQSHYAAFRLENQIRSALAEQLARIPLGEVQRLGTGSLAKIVQDDVKALHLFVADSTPLYARAFVAPLCTGALLFWLDWRLALAALLVLVAGAVVLRLAMRNAGEMNQRYNQAREAVSTAVIEFVQAMPVVRTFDTGASTFGRYQQALEHYLDVLTRWYQQAGFSARFSFAVLNPLPTLLVLGWVAYGFYHSGDLDFSLWVAVLLLGNGMAEAVMPMMALNHMVAKTRLSISRIQDVLALSPLPEVENDLLPADASVSFEQVSFRYDRHASDWVLEDVSFQVPVGSVTALVGASGAGKTTVARLIPRFWDVTAGRILIGGVDIRQMKIATLMQQVSFVFQESFLFADTIANNIRLGLPEKSMDEVIAAATAAQAHDFIMALPQGYDTLAGERGQFLSGGQRQRIAIARALLHNRPILVLDEPTAFADPENEALLLAALGVLMRGKTVIMVAHRLSTICDADQIVVFDRGRLSESGRHEALLAAQGRYSALWQHYEQAQNWALGSASSNSVQAGERV; the protein is encoded by the coding sequence ATGCCACATTCCGCTGTTGAGGGCGGTTCATCCGCTGCCACGTCGCATCCTGCGCCACAGAACCGTGCCTGGCACATTATGCACCCTGTAAGAGGGCAAGTTCGTCTGGCGATGTGCCTGTCGGGGCTGTCGGTTCTGGCTGGCATCGCATTTCTGCTTTTTCTGGCGTGGAGTATCCGGCTGCTCATTTTACAACCCGCGTCATGGCCGCTGTTGACGATGGTTGGGGCGGTACTATGCCTGAGCACCAGCTATCTGCTGCGTCTGCTGGCTTTTAATCAGTCTCACTACGCCGCGTTTCGGCTGGAAAATCAAATTCGCAGCGCGCTGGCGGAACAACTGGCGCGGATCCCGCTGGGTGAGGTGCAGCGTCTGGGTACCGGTTCGCTGGCGAAGATCGTTCAGGACGATGTAAAAGCACTCCACCTGTTTGTGGCGGACAGCACGCCGCTCTATGCCCGCGCCTTTGTGGCACCACTGTGTACGGGGGCGTTACTGTTCTGGCTGGACTGGCGTTTAGCGCTGGCGGCATTGCTGGTGCTGGTTGCCGGAGCCGTAGTGCTGAGGCTGGCGATGCGCAATGCCGGTGAGATGAACCAGCGCTACAACCAGGCGCGGGAAGCGGTCAGTACCGCCGTGATCGAGTTTGTGCAGGCGATGCCGGTGGTGCGCACTTTCGATACCGGCGCGTCAACGTTTGGACGCTACCAGCAGGCGCTGGAACATTATCTGGATGTGCTCACGCGCTGGTATCAGCAGGCGGGGTTCTCGGCGCGTTTTTCTTTCGCCGTGCTCAATCCGCTTCCAACGCTGCTGGTACTGGGCTGGGTGGCCTACGGTTTCTATCATTCCGGCGATCTTGATTTCAGCCTGTGGGTAGCCGTGCTGCTGCTCGGCAATGGCATGGCGGAGGCCGTTATGCCGATGATGGCGCTGAATCACATGGTAGCGAAAACCCGATTGAGTATCAGCCGGATTCAGGACGTGCTGGCGCTGTCGCCGCTGCCAGAAGTGGAAAATGATCTCTTGCCCGCGGATGCCAGCGTGAGTTTTGAGCAGGTGAGTTTCCGCTACGATCGGCATGCGAGCGACTGGGTGCTGGAGGACGTCAGTTTTCAGGTGCCAGTAGGCTCGGTTACGGCGCTGGTGGGGGCGTCTGGCGCGGGGAAAACCACCGTAGCACGGCTTATTCCTCGCTTTTGGGATGTGACGGCCGGGCGCATTTTGATTGGTGGTGTTGATATCCGGCAGATGAAAATCGCCACGCTTATGCAGCAGGTGTCGTTTGTTTTTCAGGAGTCATTCCTGTTTGCGGACACCATCGCTAATAACATCCGGCTTGGTTTACCTGAAAAGAGCATGGATGAGGTGATTGCCGCTGCAACAGCGGCACAGGCGCACGATTTTATCATGGCGCTGCCGCAGGGTTACGACACGCTGGCCGGTGAGCGCGGCCAGTTCCTTTCTGGCGGACAGCGCCAGCGCATCGCCATTGCGCGGGCACTACTGCACAACCGACCGATTCTGGTGCTGGACGAACCGACGGCTTTTGCCGACCCGGAAAACGAGGCGCTGCTGCTGGCGGCGCTTGGCGTCCTGATGCGGGGGAAAACGGTCATTATGGTGGCGCATCGGCTGTCGACGATTTGCGATGCTGATCAGATCGTGGTCTTCGATCGCGGTCGGCTGAGCGAATCTGGCCGGCATGAGGCGTTGCTGGCTGCGCAAGGTCGCTATAGCGCACTGTGGCAACATTATGAGCAGGCGCAGAACTGGGCGCTAGGCAGCGCCTCATCGAACAGCGTACAAGCGGGAGAGCGTGTGTGA
- a CDS encoding ABC transporter ATP-binding protein, which yields MSHTAINHAAITTRLFAWWHTYRQLERVTGSQARLFRRCCLSLLAAAVMQGLALACLFPLLSAFSHAAASREIAIWLTVMTLLSLLTLVLRWYGQGFEYRGQLAAATHELRMRLGEQLRRMPLTTLQSARAGDINALLLGSVDENLNYMLAIVNQLLLAIVTPAVIALVMLAVEWRLGVSLLLLFPAIALLYRWRRPTFAHTMQVLAEANQQTSADIVEYVQGLAVLRTNCQQAERTSVLRQRFQHLQQIQTSAHRRGAKPGAVVASIVELGLQGVLILGISGVVVGAWDVAIVAAMMVITVRFSEPLATFVSYTAVLELMDTALHRIDDLLVIEPLPVYSPAAVPTTYAITFEQVGFRYADEAEPVLDGVNIILPEKGMTALVGPSGSGKTTLTRLLMRHADPQCGRVCIGGVDIRHIPTRELNRLISVVFQDVYLFDDSVLANIRMARPGASDAEVEQAAEAAQCLAFIQRLPQGWQTRLGDIGGRLSGGERQRISIARALLKDAPIVILDEPTAALDTESELAVQRAIDRLVQDKTVIVIAHRLSTIVGAHRILVMENGVISQQGTHNELLRTEGRYRALWNAQQKGRHLSHHAHV from the coding sequence ATGAGTCATACCGCCATAAATCATGCCGCTATAACAACGCGGCTATTCGCATGGTGGCACACGTACCGTCAACTGGAGCGAGTGACGGGTTCGCAAGCCCGCCTGTTCCGTCGATGCTGCCTGAGCCTGCTGGCGGCAGCGGTGATGCAGGGGCTGGCGCTGGCATGCCTGTTTCCGCTGCTGTCGGCGTTCTCCCACGCGGCGGCTTCCCGCGAGATCGCGATATGGCTGACGGTCATGACGCTCCTGAGCCTGCTGACGCTGGTGCTGCGCTGGTATGGTCAAGGGTTTGAATACCGTGGGCAGCTTGCGGCGGCGACCCATGAACTGCGTATGCGTCTGGGAGAACAGCTGCGGAGAATGCCACTAACCACGCTTCAATCCGCGCGGGCGGGGGATATCAACGCGCTGCTGTTGGGCAGCGTGGATGAGAACCTGAACTATATGCTGGCGATAGTAAACCAGCTGCTGCTGGCTATCGTGACGCCCGCCGTGATAGCGCTCGTCATGCTGGCGGTAGAGTGGCGGTTAGGTGTAAGCCTGCTGCTGCTCTTTCCCGCTATTGCGCTGCTTTATCGCTGGCGGCGGCCAACATTTGCGCACACGATGCAGGTACTGGCGGAGGCAAACCAGCAAACCAGTGCCGATATTGTGGAATATGTGCAGGGGCTTGCCGTCCTGAGAACCAACTGCCAGCAGGCTGAACGCACATCAGTGCTGCGTCAGCGTTTTCAGCATCTACAGCAGATACAGACGTCAGCTCACCGTCGCGGAGCCAAACCCGGCGCGGTGGTCGCCAGCATCGTGGAGTTGGGTCTTCAAGGCGTGTTGATTCTGGGTATCAGCGGCGTTGTTGTGGGGGCGTGGGATGTGGCTATTGTCGCCGCGATGATGGTGATTACCGTGCGCTTCTCTGAACCGCTGGCGACGTTTGTCAGCTATACGGCCGTGCTGGAATTGATGGATACGGCGCTGCATCGCATTGACGATCTGTTGGTAATTGAACCGCTGCCTGTGTACTCGCCGGCGGCGGTGCCGACGACATACGCGATTACGTTCGAACAGGTTGGTTTCCGCTATGCGGATGAGGCTGAACCGGTGCTTGATGGGGTGAACATCATACTGCCGGAGAAGGGGATGACGGCGCTGGTTGGGCCGTCTGGCTCGGGGAAAACGACGCTAACGCGACTGCTGATGCGTCATGCAGATCCGCAATGTGGGCGCGTGTGTATCGGCGGCGTGGATATTCGCCACATACCAACGCGTGAATTGAATCGGCTGATTTCCGTGGTGTTTCAGGATGTCTATCTGTTTGATGATTCGGTGCTGGCAAACATTCGGATGGCGCGCCCGGGTGCCAGCGACGCAGAGGTTGAACAGGCTGCTGAAGCTGCCCAGTGTCTGGCGTTTATTCAACGGCTGCCGCAGGGATGGCAAACGCGGCTGGGCGATATCGGTGGCCGATTATCCGGCGGTGAACGGCAGCGTATTTCGATTGCGCGGGCATTATTGAAGGATGCGCCGATAGTGATTCTGGACGAACCGACAGCGGCGTTGGATACCGAAAGCGAGCTAGCCGTACAGCGGGCGATTGACAGGCTGGTGCAGGACAAGACGGTTATCGTCATCGCCCATCGGCTATCGACAATTGTGGGAGCACATCGGATTCTGGTTATGGAGAATGGCGTTATTTCCCAGCAGGGAACGCATAACGAATTACTGCGAACTGAAGGGCGTTATCGCGCATTGTGGAATGCGCAACAGAAAGGTCGTCACCTTTCCCACCATGCCCATGTTTAA